A genomic region of Leptolyngbya sp. NIES-2104 contains the following coding sequences:
- a CDS encoding anti-sigma factor domain-containing protein has protein sequence MSSEHLQLLIAGYVLGDLDPAEVAEFERLLEQNPAIAQEVEQMQETLTLAYDPPEVAPPARLRSAILNTTVRTRRSIPWNRILNVAAAAIIAALGIQNYALRRSLLQSQAETQRLAELNFALQGTARAKEASAKFEVDPNTLEGVLTVQNLPPLPPGKVYALWTVLKPEAPFTVDRQNAILTVAFTVDAQGNATQTIPVPKVYRTGNLVTRVAVTSEDAAAPQRHQGKAVLTSQL, from the coding sequence ATGTCTTCAGAACACTTACAACTCTTGATCGCTGGGTATGTCCTCGGCGATCTCGATCCGGCTGAGGTGGCAGAATTCGAGCGATTGTTAGAGCAAAATCCAGCGATCGCCCAAGAAGTAGAACAAATGCAGGAAACTCTAACACTGGCTTACGATCCACCCGAAGTTGCGCCTCCTGCTCGTTTACGTTCAGCGATTCTGAATACAACCGTCCGGACTCGTCGATCGATTCCTTGGAACCGCATCCTGAATGTTGCCGCTGCGGCAATAATTGCTGCATTGGGTATTCAGAACTATGCGTTACGTCGATCGCTGCTCCAATCACAGGCTGAAACACAAAGATTAGCCGAACTCAATTTTGCACTTCAAGGCACAGCAAGAGCAAAAGAAGCTTCCGCGAAGTTCGAGGTTGACCCAAATACGCTAGAAGGAGTGTTAACCGTTCAGAATTTGCCCCCGTTGCCACCTGGAAAAGTGTATGCGCTTTGGACAGTACTAAAACCCGAAGCGCCTTTCACCGTCGATCGTCAGAATGCGATTTTGACAGTAGCGTTTACCGTCGATGCTCAAGGAAATGCTACACAAACGATTCCGGTTCCCAAGGTGTATCGAACGGGCAATTTGGTCACGCGGGTCGCAGTCACCTCGGAAGATGCGGCAGCCCCTCAGCGCCATCAAGGAAAAGCCGTTTTGACCTCGCAGCTTTAA
- a CDS encoding serine/threonine-protein kinase, with translation MGLPLPDGTIVQNRYRILRVLGQGGFGRTYLAQDTNRFNEVCVLKEFEPRSQGSKHAQKAEELFTREAKVLHQLQHPQIPQFRELFQVKTQNRELLFLVQDYVEGQTYEELLNDRAKQNLTFSEQEAVQLLQQLLPVLEYIHRSGIVHRDISPDNIILRERDQKPVLIDFGVVKAAATQAVHSAQTLVGKPGYAPIEQLHKGKAEPSSDLYALAVTIIVLLTGREAQSLFDPRTLNCEWKQYARTSPLFAQVIDRMLSNRPSDRYPSAQAVLDALSMVSPVVTVQSTPPKLVSQSSTQAGTVALAGKRRYRSAIATTGTYPRPWFEAAFDLPLALINGTYKALKSVFRLMFGIVRFTVFGISKLVLKILFWILAIVSLIWLVPQVFPYVARSIPSLPSLPSLDKVVPKPQTAQAIDYEAECRKLGIDYSQFIAEVNDRFYRKYPDRRGRPLSQSQADERLRSEWHRMAQNLLDQKAAERRSQRKVAEF, from the coding sequence ATGGGTTTACCGCTTCCTGATGGCACGATCGTTCAAAATCGCTACCGGATTCTGCGAGTCCTGGGGCAAGGCGGCTTTGGGCGGACGTACTTGGCACAAGACACGAATCGCTTTAATGAAGTTTGCGTTCTTAAGGAATTTGAGCCGCGATCGCAAGGGTCAAAACATGCTCAGAAAGCGGAAGAACTCTTTACACGCGAAGCGAAAGTGCTTCATCAACTCCAGCATCCTCAGATTCCCCAGTTTCGCGAACTGTTTCAGGTGAAAACGCAGAATCGCGAATTGCTGTTCCTCGTGCAAGACTATGTGGAAGGTCAAACGTATGAGGAATTGTTGAACGATCGAGCCAAACAAAATCTCACGTTCAGCGAACAGGAAGCCGTTCAGCTTCTCCAGCAGCTTTTACCCGTGCTGGAATACATTCATCGATCGGGAATTGTTCACCGCGATATTTCTCCGGATAACATTATCCTCCGAGAGCGGGATCAAAAGCCTGTTTTGATCGATTTTGGAGTGGTAAAAGCGGCAGCGACTCAAGCGGTTCATTCGGCTCAAACGCTAGTTGGAAAGCCGGGATACGCCCCGATCGAACAACTCCACAAAGGTAAAGCAGAACCGAGTAGTGATCTCTATGCGTTGGCAGTCACAATCATTGTTCTCTTAACCGGACGAGAAGCACAATCCCTGTTTGATCCGCGTACACTCAATTGTGAATGGAAGCAATACGCGAGAACTTCTCCATTGTTTGCTCAAGTGATCGATCGCATGTTGAGTAATCGACCGAGCGATCGTTATCCTTCCGCTCAAGCTGTTTTAGATGCTTTATCAATGGTGTCTCCGGTCGTCACGGTACAATCCACACCTCCAAAACTGGTATCTCAATCGAGTACGCAAGCCGGAACAGTTGCACTAGCGGGAAAACGGCGATATCGATCGGCGATCGCAACGACTGGAACTTATCCGCGTCCTTGGTTTGAGGCGGCGTTTGATCTGCCATTAGCTTTAATCAATGGAACCTACAAAGCACTGAAATCTGTATTCCGTCTCATGTTTGGGATTGTGCGATTTACAGTGTTTGGAATTTCTAAGCTGGTTCTGAAAATATTGTTCTGGATTTTAGCGATCGTCAGTCTGATCTGGCTCGTACCGCAGGTTTTCCCTTATGTAGCGCGATCGATTCCAAGTCTGCCAAGTCTGCCAAGTCTTGATAAGGTTGTACCAAAACCGCAGACGGCTCAAGCAATTGACTATGAAGCAGAATGTCGAAAGCTAGGAATCGATTACAGTCAGTTTATTGCTGAAGTTAACGATCGCTTTTATCGAAAATATCCCGATCGACGGGGTCGTCCATTAAGTCAAAGTCAAGCGGATGAAAGATTGCGGAGTGAATGGCATCGAATGGCTCAGAATTTGCTCGATCAAAAAGCAGCGGAACGTCGATCGCAGCGCAAAGTAGCAGAATTTTAA
- a CDS encoding thioredoxin family protein: METSTPTAARIRNFLIVLAAIALSVAMALGLRTQNTGVSLNEMSAASTPLEVALTNGKPTLMEFYANWCTSCQAMAPELKSLKDSYGDRVNFVMLNVDNEKWLPEILHYRVDGIPHFVYMDQKGNAIAQAIGEQPKSIVEDNLIALSTGSNLPHAQSIGQTSEFSAPVSANPGDPRGHGSQVVEKS; the protein is encoded by the coding sequence ATGGAAACTTCAACCCCGACTGCGGCGCGTATCCGCAACTTCCTCATTGTCCTAGCCGCGATCGCGCTTTCGGTCGCGATGGCGCTCGGACTCCGCACACAAAACACAGGCGTTTCCCTTAATGAAATGTCCGCCGCTTCGACTCCTTTAGAAGTCGCACTCACGAACGGCAAACCGACGCTGATGGAGTTTTATGCAAATTGGTGTACAAGCTGTCAGGCAATGGCTCCAGAGTTAAAATCGCTCAAAGATAGCTACGGCGATCGCGTTAATTTCGTTATGCTGAATGTCGATAACGAGAAGTGGCTGCCTGAAATCCTTCATTACCGCGTCGATGGCATTCCTCACTTTGTCTACATGGATCAAAAAGGCAATGCGATCGCTCAAGCAATCGGCGAACAACCGAAATCGATCGTCGAAGACAATCTCATCGCGTTATCGACTGGCTCGAATCTGCCTCACGCCCAAAGCATCGGGCAAACTTCAGAATTCTCTGCACCCGTCAGCGCTAATCCAGGTGATCCACGTGGTCACGGTAGCCAAGTCGTGGAAAAATCCTAA
- a CDS encoding HNH endonuclease, with protein sequence MSTTYIPAPLRRQVENRANFRCEYCRLPAGVAFYSHEIDHVIAEKHKGETIAENLALTCWRCNRHKGSDLGSFDPQTGDFSFLFNPRTQQWSDHFRFDQASLFGLTPEGRTTIELLQLNGNERIEERQRLLLIAPELLQ encoded by the coding sequence GTGAGTACGACATATATTCCTGCTCCTCTACGTCGCCAAGTTGAGAATAGAGCGAACTTCAGATGCGAGTATTGCCGCTTGCCTGCTGGAGTTGCATTTTATTCCCATGAGATTGACCATGTGATTGCCGAGAAACACAAAGGTGAAACGATCGCAGAAAACTTAGCGCTGACCTGTTGGCGGTGCAATCGGCATAAGGGATCAGATTTAGGCTCATTCGATCCACAAACGGGTGATTTTTCTTTTCTGTTCAATCCTCGAACTCAGCAATGGTCAGACCATTTTAGATTTGATCAAGCATCTCTGTTTGGACTCACACCCGAAGGTAGAACAACGATCGAACTTCTTCAACTAAATGGCAATGAGCGAATTGAAGAAAGACAACGATTGTTATTGATCGCGCCAGAACTATTACAGTAA
- a CDS encoding DUF3177 family protein, whose product MQDVPAWLSSIVWTDYRLAVLFTVILPLGLLIWATVERAEAIQKLLLIYWRVASLLAITVYLLIGVLPIGFVSGWLARILIPIGLWYWVDLNEEIRDSPANSLKLALVSWRWAVSIYCAIGAIGQIPVLRCATLASQQILNDASCRVWLDPPFLFREYFHSGVRPFVLGFFGILGLVIYVLYLGYFVFFRLGKRKRSAMEN is encoded by the coding sequence ATGCAAGACGTTCCCGCCTGGTTATCTTCAATCGTCTGGACAGATTACCGATTGGCAGTCTTGTTTACTGTCATTCTGCCGCTTGGCTTACTGATCTGGGCAACCGTCGAACGCGCTGAAGCCATCCAAAAATTGCTCCTGATTTATTGGCGCGTTGCAAGTTTGCTGGCGATTACCGTGTATCTACTGATCGGCGTATTACCGATCGGCTTTGTCTCCGGTTGGTTAGCACGAATCCTGATTCCGATCGGGCTGTGGTACTGGGTCGATTTGAATGAAGAAATTCGCGACTCTCCCGCCAATTCATTGAAACTCGCGCTTGTTTCTTGGCGTTGGGCAGTGTCAATTTACTGCGCGATCGGTGCGATCGGACAAATTCCGGTATTACGTTGCGCCACGCTTGCGAGTCAGCAAATTTTGAACGATGCGAGTTGTCGCGTATGGCTTGATCCGCCGTTTCTGTTCCGCGAATATTTTCACTCTGGAGTCAGACCCTTTGTGCTCGGATTCTTTGGCATCCTAGGATTAGTGATTTACGTGCTGTATTTGGGCTACTTCGTTTTCTTCCGGTTAGGGAAGCGCAAGCGTTCTGCAATGGAAAATTAA
- a CDS encoding HAD family hydrolase: protein MKPLNRAANLNSIRLIATDMDGTLTIDQKFTPQLLQAFDRLNQAGISVLIVTGRSAGWVSGLVNYLPIVGAIAENGGLFYQGETQELLVPISDIKLHRQRLAEMFLELRSFFPKIQESNDNAFRLTDWTFDVSGLNLEDLKRLNSLCQNNDFGFTYSNVQCHIKLANQDKAQGLLQVLEKHFPQYTLEQIATVGDSPNDESLFGQFPMSIGVANIQHYQTQLEHLPTYITTQPEGLGFCEFVDAVL, encoded by the coding sequence ATGAAACCGCTAAACCGTGCTGCTAATTTGAATTCCATCCGATTGATCGCGACCGATATGGATGGAACCTTGACGATCGATCAAAAATTCACGCCTCAATTATTACAAGCATTCGATCGATTAAATCAAGCCGGAATTTCAGTCTTGATCGTGACCGGAAGATCTGCCGGATGGGTGAGCGGACTGGTGAATTATTTACCGATCGTGGGTGCGATCGCGGAAAATGGCGGATTGTTTTATCAAGGCGAAACTCAGGAGTTATTAGTGCCCATTTCTGATATCAAATTGCATCGTCAAAGATTAGCAGAAATGTTTTTGGAATTGCGATCGTTCTTCCCAAAAATTCAAGAATCGAATGACAACGCTTTTCGCTTAACGGATTGGACTTTTGATGTGTCTGGATTGAATCTCGAAGACCTAAAACGACTAAACTCACTCTGTCAGAATAACGACTTTGGCTTCACTTATAGCAATGTTCAATGTCATATTAAATTAGCAAATCAAGACAAAGCACAAGGACTATTGCAGGTTCTAGAAAAGCACTTTCCACAATACACACTAGAGCAAATCGCAACGGTCGGAGATAGCCCAAATGATGAAAGCTTGTTTGGACAATTTCCCATGTCGATCGGCGTTGCCAACATTCAGCACTATCAAACACAGCTAGAACATTTACCCACCTACATTACAACTCAACCTGAAGGTCTGGGATTCTGTGAATTCGTAGACGCGGTACTCTAG
- a CDS encoding molybdopterin-dependent oxidoreductase, with product MELLDTQREASTRYNLNVTIIKFLVNRRELLKLLGQTSGGLIAASVLGGCRSQPKDLLFSLDPNAPIPDHLITPLGEFYVQSYALPSQVNAEKWRLKIGGEVNQSIELTLQDILNAPQEEFYLTMECIGNPAGGNLIGNAQWTGTPILPFLKKAGVKPNAIEFSMKGADWYETTLPVAELLRPEVRLVHQMNGKPLTPEHGYPVRILIPGHFGQKQPKWIVGIDAIAKRKTGLWENLGWSNTAEIPTHSLMRQVQDTRVWNKRHQVTLTRDTWEQGVLLAGMALDRSTLIKTIQISTDNGSTWQTAEQNRPESPHEWTLWRHLWKPDRAGKYSLMARATSGRQQQAIDDSNDRDGSSGILRIQATLEG from the coding sequence TTGGAGCTTCTTGACACTCAGCGGGAAGCTTCAACTCGGTATAATCTCAATGTAACGATCATTAAATTCCTCGTGAACCGTCGAGAACTTCTGAAATTACTCGGTCAGACATCAGGCGGCTTGATTGCAGCAAGCGTTTTAGGTGGATGCCGATCGCAACCCAAAGATCTTTTATTCTCACTTGATCCGAATGCACCGATTCCTGATCATTTGATCACGCCGCTGGGTGAGTTTTACGTGCAGTCTTATGCTCTGCCGTCTCAAGTGAATGCAGAAAAATGGCGGCTCAAGATCGGTGGTGAAGTGAATCAATCGATCGAGCTAACGCTGCAAGACATTCTCAATGCACCGCAGGAAGAGTTTTATCTCACGATGGAATGTATCGGGAATCCAGCAGGCGGGAATTTAATCGGCAATGCTCAATGGACGGGGACTCCGATTTTACCGTTCTTGAAAAAAGCAGGAGTGAAACCGAACGCGATCGAGTTTTCAATGAAAGGCGCTGACTGGTACGAAACGACGTTACCCGTAGCAGAATTGCTGCGCCCAGAGGTGCGATTGGTGCATCAAATGAATGGGAAGCCGCTCACGCCTGAACACGGCTATCCAGTGAGAATCTTAATTCCAGGACATTTTGGGCAAAAGCAACCGAAATGGATTGTCGGCATTGACGCGATCGCGAAACGCAAAACCGGACTGTGGGAGAATCTAGGTTGGTCAAATACCGCAGAGATTCCGACCCATTCCCTGATGCGACAAGTGCAAGATACGAGAGTGTGGAATAAGCGGCATCAGGTGACTTTGACGCGTGATACGTGGGAACAAGGTGTTTTACTTGCAGGAATGGCGTTAGATCGATCAACGTTAATCAAAACCATTCAAATCAGCACTGATAACGGTTCAACGTGGCAAACAGCAGAACAGAATCGCCCTGAATCGCCGCATGAATGGACACTGTGGCGGCATCTCTGGAAACCGGATCGGGCTGGAAAATATTCGCTAATGGCACGAGCCACTTCAGGACGGCAACAGCAAGCGATCGACGATTCCAACGATCGAGACGGCAGCTCTGGAATTTTACGCATTCAGGCAACACTAGAAGGCTAG
- a CDS encoding calcium-binding protein, which yields MAVYNGTSSSDVFYGDNLFGGGGTQPTNDVMYGFGGNDVLIGLAGSDTLYGGDGDDSLRSGNVDGAIDRLFGGKGEDTYWVREFNDIVTEYANEGIRDIVELWYGFQGIYTLPANVENLLLRDGDGGIGNVLDNSITGSLATRAVFLDGREGNDNISGGNYADTLLGGLGNDSLTGRAGNDILNGGLGTDTLNGGDGSDRFVFDTNAVFNASTIEVDIIQGFTVGTDKIVLDKTTFTALRSGAGNGFNVVGDFATVTTDTAAATSSATIVYNSSARRLFYNQNGSLAGFGSGGQFALFGTSLSSPLSIADFIIQA from the coding sequence ATGGCAGTCTATAACGGTACATCAAGTTCAGACGTGTTTTATGGCGATAATCTCTTTGGTGGAGGAGGCACTCAACCGACGAATGATGTGATGTATGGATTCGGGGGCAACGATGTTCTAATTGGGCTTGCGGGCAGTGACACTCTATACGGCGGCGACGGAGACGATAGTTTACGCTCTGGAAACGTCGATGGAGCCATCGATCGCTTATTTGGCGGCAAGGGAGAAGATACGTATTGGGTTCGTGAGTTTAACGATATTGTCACCGAATACGCTAACGAGGGCATTCGAGACATCGTTGAACTTTGGTACGGCTTTCAAGGCATTTATACATTGCCAGCAAATGTTGAAAACCTACTGCTACGAGATGGTGATGGCGGGATTGGTAACGTCTTAGACAATAGCATTACTGGTTCTCTTGCAACGAGAGCTGTATTCCTTGATGGACGTGAAGGAAACGATAATATCAGTGGCGGTAATTATGCAGATACGTTACTCGGTGGTTTAGGAAATGACAGCTTGACTGGACGCGCAGGCAACGACATTCTGAACGGTGGGTTGGGAACCGATACGCTGAATGGTGGAGATGGCAGCGATCGCTTTGTTTTTGATACGAATGCTGTCTTTAATGCAAGCACGATCGAGGTTGATATCATTCAGGGTTTTACGGTTGGAACAGACAAAATTGTTTTAGACAAAACCACATTTACCGCACTCAGAAGTGGAGCAGGGAACGGATTTAATGTAGTGGGGGATTTTGCAACTGTGACAACGGATACGGCAGCCGCAACGAGTAGCGCCACGATCGTCTACAATTCCTCGGCTCGTCGCTTGTTCTACAACCAGAATGGCAGCCTAGCAGGATTTGGCTCTGGTGGACAATTTGCCCTCTTCGGAACTTCATTAAGTTCACCCTTGTCAATCGCAGATTTCATTATTCAGGCTTAG
- a CDS encoding sigma-70 family RNA polymerase sigma factor, whose translation MPPDLPDNRTDAEIYAAMKAGQPSALGILYDRYSAFVYGIAIKTLSNPQEAEDLLQDVFLSLTRTNSYDPKRGSLKTYLAVLTRSRGIDRIRSRNSSVSFLARLKPNTPEATPNVPLEEIFRTEQSEAVQSALTQLSEAEQQLLQLAYYEGLSQSEIADRLSLPLGTVKTRTRRSLLKLRQILTEFL comes from the coding sequence ATGCCCCCTGATCTTCCTGACAATCGAACCGATGCAGAGATTTATGCTGCGATGAAGGCGGGGCAGCCGTCTGCATTAGGAATTTTGTACGATCGATATAGCGCGTTCGTTTATGGCATCGCGATCAAGACATTGAGCAACCCTCAAGAAGCCGAGGATCTGTTACAAGACGTATTTCTGAGTCTGACGCGCACAAATTCTTACGACCCGAAACGCGGTTCGCTCAAGACTTATTTGGCAGTTTTAACGCGATCGAGAGGAATTGATCGAATACGATCGCGCAACTCATCCGTATCATTCTTAGCCCGGTTAAAACCCAATACACCCGAAGCCACCCCGAATGTCCCACTTGAAGAGATTTTCCGCACTGAACAATCCGAAGCCGTCCAATCCGCCCTCACCCAACTCTCAGAAGCCGAACAGCAACTTCTACAATTGGCGTACTACGAAGGCTTGAGTCAATCAGAAATCGCCGATCGCTTAAGTCTCCCCCTCGGAACCGTCAAAACCCGCACCCGTCGCAGTCTCCTCAAACTTCGCCAAATCCTTACTGAGTTTCTCTAA
- the glmM gene encoding phosphoglucosamine mutase yields MVSLKAESLSRVSLRPQLHHWDALPLPESALFGTDGIRGKAGELLTAPLAMQIGYWAGQVLGAGHRAPVVIGQDSRNSSNMLAMALSAGLTAAGIEVWDLGLCPTPVVAHLTHYSEAIGGVMVSASHNPPEDNGIKFFNSDGSKLAPELQQQIEAGLRGESKIATISHQWGKHFYRPELINEYIEAIRKPLMTPSEQPLAGLRVVLDLAWGAATRSATEVFRSLGADVIALHDIPDGDRINVNCGSTHLNLLKAAVKEHSADVGFAFDGDADRVLAVDSQGRTVDGDYILYLWGQHLLKQSQLPEATIVATVMSNLGFERAWEKLGGTLIRAAVGDQYVHAEMIKRGAALGGEQSGHILCPQHSVSGDGLLTALHLAALIARSNVSLSELVDRSFKTYPQLLRNVRVEDRALRMNWQKNQAVQRAIAEAESAMGNQGRILVRASGTEPVIRVMVEAESSELATYWTEQLVSTVQQHLTVEKHLS; encoded by the coding sequence ATGGTGTCATTAAAGGCTGAATCGCTAAGCCGTGTTTCGTTGCGTCCCCAACTGCATCACTGGGATGCACTCCCGTTGCCCGAATCGGCACTTTTTGGAACCGATGGCATTCGCGGAAAAGCGGGTGAACTGTTAACTGCACCGCTGGCAATGCAAATTGGCTATTGGGCGGGTCAAGTTTTGGGAGCCGGACATCGGGCACCTGTCGTCATTGGTCAGGATTCGCGCAATTCCAGTAATATGCTGGCAATGGCACTTTCGGCGGGTTTGACCGCTGCGGGGATTGAAGTTTGGGATTTGGGATTGTGTCCGACTCCTGTGGTGGCGCATTTGACACATTACAGTGAAGCGATCGGCGGTGTGATGGTGTCTGCCAGTCACAACCCACCCGAAGATAACGGCATCAAATTCTTCAATTCCGACGGCTCAAAGCTGGCTCCAGAACTTCAACAGCAGATCGAAGCAGGCTTGCGTGGTGAAAGCAAGATCGCAACGATTTCGCATCAGTGGGGCAAGCATTTTTATCGTCCAGAATTAATCAATGAATACATCGAGGCGATTCGCAAACCGTTGATGACTCCATCCGAGCAACCGTTAGCCGGATTACGAGTCGTTTTAGACTTGGCTTGGGGTGCGGCAACTCGATCGGCAACTGAAGTTTTTCGCTCACTAGGTGCAGATGTGATTGCACTGCATGACATTCCCGATGGCGATCGCATTAATGTCAACTGCGGTTCAACGCATCTGAACCTGCTCAAAGCTGCGGTAAAAGAACATTCCGCTGATGTCGGATTTGCGTTTGATGGCGATGCCGATCGCGTTTTAGCCGTAGATTCTCAAGGTCGAACGGTTGACGGTGACTACATTCTCTATCTCTGGGGTCAGCACCTCTTAAAACAGAGTCAACTACCAGAAGCGACGATCGTGGCAACCGTGATGTCAAATCTGGGGTTTGAACGCGCCTGGGAAAAATTGGGCGGAACACTCATTCGGGCGGCAGTGGGCGATCAATATGTTCACGCTGAAATGATCAAGCGCGGTGCGGCTCTAGGTGGTGAACAATCCGGGCATATTCTTTGTCCTCAGCATAGTGTGAGTGGCGATGGATTATTGACGGCGTTGCATTTGGCGGCTTTGATTGCGCGATCGAACGTTTCGCTCTCGGAACTCGTCGATCGGAGTTTCAAAACCTATCCGCAACTGCTGCGAAATGTGCGGGTTGAAGATCGAGCGCTGCGAATGAACTGGCAGAAGAATCAAGCGGTACAACGTGCGATCGCCGAAGCGGAATCTGCAATGGGCAATCAGGGACGGATTCTGGTTCGAGCATCGGGAACGGAGCCTGTAATCCGGGTGATGGTTGAGGCAGAAAGTTCAGAGTTAGCGACTTACTGGACTGAGCAACTGGTTTCGACGGTTCAGCAGCATTTGACCGTGGAGAAACATTTGAGCTAG
- a CDS encoding thioredoxin family protein translates to MDSPLIGKYAPDFEIPGADGAIHHLARYLERHRAIAVVFMCNHCPYVKLYLDRLKQLQTELQSQGMTLIGINPNDEKQFPEDSYEKMQSFVTEHQLNFLYLRDMNQDVAHSFNAEKTPHVFLLDQKGIVQYAGAIDDNAQDATAVKTPYLKNAIAALLNDDAIAPVSTAPVGCSIKWRD, encoded by the coding sequence ATGGACAGTCCCCTTATCGGTAAATATGCACCTGACTTTGAGATTCCTGGTGCAGATGGAGCGATTCACCACTTAGCGCGATATTTGGAGCGTCATCGAGCGATCGCAGTGGTTTTTATGTGTAATCACTGTCCGTATGTGAAGCTGTATCTCGATCGCTTAAAGCAACTTCAAACTGAATTGCAATCTCAAGGTATGACGCTCATCGGGATCAATCCAAACGATGAAAAGCAGTTTCCTGAAGATTCTTACGAAAAGATGCAGTCTTTTGTCACAGAGCATCAATTGAATTTTCTATACCTGCGCGACATGAATCAGGATGTGGCGCATTCGTTTAATGCAGAGAAAACGCCGCATGTGTTTCTGTTAGATCAAAAAGGAATTGTGCAGTATGCAGGTGCGATCGATGACAATGCTCAAGATGCAACTGCGGTAAAGACGCCGTATTTGAAAAATGCGATCGCGGCTCTTTTGAATGATGACGCGATCGCACCTGTTTCGACGGCTCCGGTGGGTTGTTCGATCAAGTGGCGCGATTAG